The following coding sequences are from one Macaca mulatta isolate MMU2019108-1 chromosome 7, T2T-MMU8v2.0, whole genome shotgun sequence window:
- the OR4K5 gene encoding olfactory receptor 4K5 (The RefSeq protein has 8 substitutions compared to this genomic sequence), producing the protein MDKANSSVVPEFVLLGLCSSQKLQLFYFFFFSMLYMVIVLGNLLIILTVTFDTSLHSPMYFLLGNLSFIDICQASFATPKMIADFLSEHKTISFSGCIAQIFFIHLFTGGEMVLLVSMAYDRYVAICKPLYYVIIMSRRTCTALVTISWAVGLVHTLSQLSFTANLPFCGPNVVDSFFCDLPRVTKLACLDSNIIEILIVVNSGVLSLSTFSLLVSSYIIILVTVLLKSSAATAKAFSTLASHIAVVILFFGPCIFIYVWPFTIYPVDKLLGIFYTVFTPILNPIIYTLRNRDMKAAIRKIVNYYLRPRIISEMSLVVRTSLH; encoded by the coding sequence ATGGATAAGGCCAATTCTTCAGTGGTGTCTGAGTTTGTACTGTTGGGACTCTGTAGTTCTCAAAAACTCCagcttttctattttgttttcttctctgtgttgtATATGGTCATTGTGCTGGGAAATCTTCTCATTATCCTCACAGTGACTTTTGATACCAGCTTGCACTCCCCTATGTACTTTCTCTTGGGAAACCTTTCCTTTATTGACATTTGTCAGGCTTCTTTTGCTACCCCTAAGATGATTGCAGATTTTCTGAGTGAACACAAGACCATATCCTTCAGTGGCTGCATAGCCCAAATTTTCTTCGTTCACCTTTTTACTGGAGGGGAGATGGTGCTACTTGTTTCGATGGCCTATGATAGGTATGTAGCCATATGCAAACCCTTATACTATGTGATCATCATGAGCCGAAGGACATGCACTGTCTTGGTAACGATATCCTGGGCTGTGGGCTTGGTGCACACATTAAGCCAGTTATCATTTACTGTGAACTTGCCTTTCTGTGGACCTAATGTAGTAGACAGCTTTTTTTGTGATCTTCCTCGGGTGACCAAACTTGCCTGCTTGGACTCTAACATCATTGAAATACTAATTGTGGTCAATAGTGGAGTTCTTTCTCTAAGCACTTTCTCTCTCTTGGTCAGCTCCTACATCATTATTCTTGTCACAGTTTTGCTCAAGTCTTCAGCTGCAATGGCAAAGGCATTTTCTACGCTGGCTTCCCATATTGCAGTAGTAATATTATTCTTTGGACCTTGCATCTTCATCTATGTATGGCCCTTTACCATCTATCCTGTGGATAAATTACTTGACATATTTTACACTGTTTTCACCCCCATATTAAACCCCATTATTTATACACTAAGGAATAGGGATATGAAGGCTGCCATAAGGAAAATTGTGAACTATTACCTGAGGCCAAGGATAATTTCTGAAATGTCACTAGTAGTGAGAACTTCCCTTCATTAA